The DNA segment CCCTATTTTGAAGAGAGCTTTCTCGTCGTTTCTCTTAAAGGCCCAAATGCCCTTTATACATCATTAGTGCCATTGTTTTTCCTAGCTTGTCCGGATTCATATATAGTTCAAGTCTCTGTTATAAACTGCTTAACTGCACATGTATGGTTACAATGCTATCATTTACAGTTGTGTTGTGTGtgaatataaataattaagtGCATTCCTTATAGGACTATAACCTTTGATATCCATTTATATACAGTTTAAAAAGAGCATTTTGTGAATAAAGGAATGAATTTTAACTCCTTCAAACCAGGGGCTGGTCATGAGATTGTTGTTCATCATGGACTGGGAATTACAGGACAGTTAAAGTCAAGGGCCATTCCATAATTTCCTATACTTCTGATTAATTATCCTGAAGAATGAATatggttgttttttttttccattttgctTGTATGAATTATAGTTTGTCTTAGTGAACTAAACTAGAGAATATAAGTAGTTCAAAGAGGGATGCCTACCCTAGTTCTTTTATTTTGAACTCCTGAAGTATATATGGATATGTTTTAATTATGGAAAAGGCAGTACTGGATCTTAAATCTCTAACATATTAAATTTAAGGGTGTTTCAAATCTAGTAGGATGGTGCAACTTTTTTAGTTTTAGCAAACATGATAAGTTTCTGGCAAAGAACTATCGAAACTAACAATTTTCGGCACCTTGAACAAGTCACTCAATGCTAATAGCtgaaggaaggagaaggagaatGCAGATTTACCAAGAAGTCGGGATAAGCATTATTGTtatggttttttctttttctttttcccttttattGTTTCGTATAGCAGAAGAGTTTCTCCTATCATAGTGCACAATTCTCTTTTATTTCATCGGATTTCTAATGCATGTGGAAAAGTGATGAGAGCAGAGTAGGCAGCTTTTTGTTGTTTCTGTCTGGGTGCACATTGAATGGTCACTTGCTATGGTAAAGAGTTGGGATGTGTTACCTTTTGCAGGTATGTCCTGTTTGTGCAGCCAGGGTTGGGTTTGACTTGGTTAGACACTTAACAACGCAACATGGGAGCTTTTTCAAGATATCCTTTTTATTCTCTGCTTGATGTTAACCATTTTTTAAAGCTTGAGTTGATAACACTTTATTTGAACAAATTGGAAAAGTCCAAGGTTCTTTTATTTTATTCCTAAAACGATCACAATTTATATTCAGCTCAAAGTTTGGATTCCTTAATTGTGACTTACATGCAACGAAGGAGGAAATACCGCAAAGGATCATCTGTTTCTCGTACCATGCTTTCTCTGTTGAGAAAAGACCTAAGAGAAGGCAATCTGCAAGCCCTCCTAGGAGGATCTTCCTAcattgctcctcctcctcctatggCAGCACCTGATCCATTTATATCATCTCTAATATACACATTGCCTTTGGATGAATCTTCCAAAGATGCACAATCAGATTCACTAGATGAAGGAAACATTGTCAGCAAGAATTCAGAGGAGAAAGTGGTTGAGAGgtatgatatttattttattttacaataacatgagATCTGACATACACATGATGTTAAAATACTGCATCATGAATTTTCTGCAATTTCTACCTTATATTAGCTCATTCAATTTACCTTGTTAAGTTTGCTTTGAAAATTTTGGTTACAAATACTTATTATGCAGTcataaatactatgatttgttttcACCCTTATTTACTCAATTTGATTGCAGGCTAAACCCAACCTAAACTAGGATCCTGTACATTTTAAAGTTCCAAAAACTAATCTAAATGAGAGTTTGCTGACTCCCTATATGGGGTCTTACTGAATGCACTAAGTTCAATTCACAGATTCTGAATATTGCTTTAATTTCTGCAATTTTGTTACTATCCAGAAGCATTTCTAAAGGGCCTACTTTTCTGAAGGGAATACTTAAGTGGCTGATTACTTGAATAAGTTTTGAAGCATGCACTCGAACCATAACTCTAGATCTATGCCActatattattgaaaaaaaatcaatattggaAATCACTAATATTTTAGATGGATGGGTTTGATGTCTTGAAGATCATTTAGGAAGATTGTGGAGATGTGTTGAGATGGATTCCTTCTTCTTTAGATCATTTTACAACTTCTATAGGGCTTTGATGTATATAGTATAATTATTTGGCAGTCAGTGGTTTGAAAGAATATTAACATGATGTATCCATCTTAGCTGAAGAGATCCTAAAGAAGAACCAATGAATTTTTTCTAATGATGTCAATTGTGCTGATTGGTGGCAACAGAGTGCCTTTTATGAAActgttcttttcttctttgcAAAAGATGGTAAAGAACATCCTAGAGTGGTTCTACATGTTTGATGAAAATGGACATCTGAAGTTATATATGGGGCACTTAGAGAACAAGAAGAATCCAAATAAATTTAGACTTGTGACATGGTGGTTGTGGCTATTACTTGGTATTGTGAAGAAAGAGGAATTCAGGAGTGTTATTGGACCAATGAGTTACAGATAAGAAAGTCATAGATATGCTAGTTTATCTTAGTCATTCGACGAAACCAGTGATCAATGGAAAGCGATTATTATATGAGCTTGAGCTTGTTATGACATCTTTTTGGCTTCTGAATTTCTCCGACACTTGTTGGCTCATAGACCTAAAAGCCTttactagaaactataaatataaatttagattCTCTTGATGTAGCTAACAACATTGCTTTGTACAGAGCTCAATGGcaataaaagatccatatagtcaTCTTAAAATACTTGGGATATTACAGTGTTTTTGTTGTTGCAATTCTAGCCAAAGTTGAGCAACTTAAAGATTTTATAGGAGTCTTGATCTTTAGGAAAGTGTAGGCCAATTCCACTTATTTATTTTCATGGAGAGTTCTAACTGGAGCGAGCTAGCCTACTAATAAGAAAGTGTTTGGTTGGTTATAGACAGtgtgatagattttttttttcatttatttgtagAAAACATTCTATTGCCCCCCAGTTTTCAGTTTTTCTTTAattatgcttctctctctctctctcttatgtttGAAGACACAGTAAGTAACTgttcctttttctttattttttatcaaaaacgACGTAAAACTAATTGGGTTTGATCCTTGAATAACACTAAGCCTTCACGGTGACAAGATTAGATCGTGAACTATGAGAGGATATGGTgcctttttttttaactaaatgCTACCAGTGGGAAAGCAATATTAGTCAAGAAGAAGAATTAATTAGGTGTACATGTCATGCTCCAAAACATATTTCTACTTCAGCATATATTATTTCTTTATTTCagtctttatttatttatgcacTTACTCTCAGAACATCTCATGAGACTGATCAAATTCAAGTTTGCCTAATGTTAATCTTGTGGTCCAAATGTGTTAATGCATGTGAAGATGTCACTGAAGCCTTTATTTAGTTGGCTCCCAACTATATTTACCATcctcaaatatatattttttcatctcTGTTTTGTCGATTGTGTATGATGAACATTACAACACTGACAAAGTGACAATGAATAACAAATACGAAGGTATCAGCAGATAGCAAATACAGTCTGTTTCATAGCTGTATTGTaggttttcttttatcttttgagacacgttttcttttatctttcgtCTGTCTCAGGCCTTCTCCTTCCCTTTGAGGTTTCCAAATTGCCTAGAATTGGGCAAACAAGACCAATTACGATTGAGTTTTTGTTGCATTTATCTGATGCCAACCAACTTACTTGCTGTTAGCTTATTAAATTGCCAAAAGCAACTCGGTTTTATACAACACTAATATGGTTTGGCCATGTCATATTGGCAATGGTCATATCACGAACTATGATTAAACGGCTTCTACAATTGCTGAGGTTTCATGTTCTGGATTTCGGTGCGGCTTTCGGTTTGCTGATTTTCTTGAACTCTTCATTTTACAGTATTGCTGTTTTCTCCTCACGTTCACTTAAAATGTCTGAAAAGATTTTGCATCCATACAGATTCTTACTGCAAGTTCACCCTCTCAACATATGATGGATGCATTTAGTTTCTTAGAGTGGTTTGTTGGAATAGCGGACATCGAGATCCGCTTGTGGttttatttgttaaaatgaaACAAACAAAGACGTGCCCTTTGGCTTTATTTGGCACTTGTTTTGGTAAATGTTATGTTCCCAGTAAATTTAATTTAACCTGTGTGATTTATTCCTCCAGGATTGAACCATCTCTATCTGACAAGGACCAGATGGAGAGAGCTCGAAGGAGCCAATTCGTACAAGGGCTTGTGCTTTCCACAATCTTCGACGACACATTGTGAGCCATGTCCAATGGTTGCCGTAACGCTGGAGGATAACATGAGCGCATTGGCGGTATCATTATTCTTGTTCTTCAAGTGGTCATTCCTTGGTATATAATTAGAAACCGTATGTTTAAATTGGTattactagagagagagagagagagagagagagagagagagagagagagagagagagagaagcataaATTGTGTTCTGGATGTAACGTTAGTACTATTATCCCTAAAAAGACATGTTCCTCACAGTGAATGTTCAAACTATCACGCAACGCTTGTTCATGTGAGGGTGAACTCATCCTTTCGTACAGGAGATGAGATGTGAGAGCATATTATTTAATTGAGTcttcatattttatatatatcaatTGCATTTGGAATCTTAAAATATGAAAGTTCTGTGTC comes from the Musa acuminata AAA Group cultivar baxijiao chromosome BXJ2-8, Cavendish_Baxijiao_AAA, whole genome shotgun sequence genome and includes:
- the LOC135618998 gene encoding protein DEHYDRATION-INDUCED 19 homolog 2-like, translating into MDPDAWSRFSAAASKRHQSAPQSRYSDASRDPNLRGWRDLYLGFEEFEGGEDDPRAEFPCPFCSEDFDIVGLCCHIDDEHPVEAKNGVCPVCAARVGFDLVRHLTTQHGSFFKMQRRRKYRKGSSVSRTMLSLLRKDLREGNLQALLGGSSYIAPPPPMAAPDPFISSLIYTLPLDESSKDAQSDSLDEGNIVSKNSEEKVVERIEPSLSDKDQMERARRSQFVQGLVLSTIFDDTL